Below is a window of Phoenix dactylifera cultivar Barhee BC4 chromosome 7, palm_55x_up_171113_PBpolish2nd_filt_p, whole genome shotgun sequence DNA.
CCAAACTTGCAGATACCATAACGAGAATAAAATACACATAAGGGTTCTCCCTGTGAGGGgtaaaaaaagaaacaacaaaGTAAGCACCACCATTTCCTAAAAAATCAGGAAAATACACTCAGCAGCAAAATTGCTGCTTTCAGGAAAAGATTTGCAATGAAAaatttgaaactttttaaaatgCAGTTCCAttcatataatattttatattttctatttaACTAATGTCACAGAACCTATAATGTTAAGCTAAACATTGTAGTGTATATCTAGACCCCCCCTTCCCAACCTAAAGAGAAAAAAGGATACAAACAGACTGAAATGCAAGAAACTGCCATCTAAACCAATGGCAAATATTCAAAAATTTGGAAAATGATGTACAAAGACCAGTGCACTGAAAAAATAATAGCCATTAATTGTGTTGGGGGAGGGTTCTCTTTCTCCCACCTTttatccttaaaaaaaaatcccgaGCACATTTACTCCTTAAAAACCTATCATTTCCACATTTTTTAACCTCTCCCCTCCCTATATACGACCATAGACTTAAAGGAAGAACGGATGCCAAAGTCTATCCAAACACAGTTCATGGCTTTTACAAAGAGGCAAATGAATGTCTTAGTCCTTTTTAAAATACTGGAAAAAAGAATTAAACACTTTTTTGTTCATTAGATTTATGTACATTTCGCAAATCACAAATCTATGTACGCATGGCTGGATTCATGAAATTAAGTCAACCACAAATCAGAATTCCAATTCTAGCAAAGAAACAAAATGCCTACTTATTTCTCACCCAAATCATGACAAATGCAGAGCAGCCCATATTTCCAACAAGTTCATCTATTCAAGTTTATTTGGATGTCATACATTAAAGGCCATTCTACATATCCACTAAAATGTTTAAATTTTAGCCTTGCAATTAAATATTAGAATAATCTTCAACTAAGTGCTTTTTATTTGGGGTGTGTGttcgttttatttttttctgcagGCGAGGCAGGGTGGGGGGGGTTAGGGTTAGAGGAGATGTGTAAGTGTTAGGTTATACGACAAGGGTTAGACCTCCCCCTAAAAACTATGGACCACCCAAACCCTGGTAAAGAGAAAGATCTGAACCTGTCTCTAGTACAACCATCAATTCAATTTGACCTGCTTGCTAAGTTGGCATTTTCATTAATAGAtttaaaaaactaaaaacaaaatGACATGTATCATTATTTCTGACTAGGTATAAATTACTCTTTTAATAAGTTATTTGGCAAGGTAATAGGATGTAAAACCTTAGTTGCTAGTaaaagaaaatagataaaaataattgaaaactATAAAATACACATGCAAGCATTTGTTTTGAtccttctattatttttttagaacAGAAGAAGGGACATTTGAGGATTCCctagatttttatattttaaaatgttGAGATATATCTGGAGTGATTGCACCAGAGGTGAACAAACTCTTCCCACCTAAAAGGAGCATCAAGACATTCATCTGGCACATTCAAAGTTACACAAGCATCTCGAATGACTGATAACATAACTATGCAATGGTTATTGAGATGAGCAAAGTGTCGCAAGGGTTAAAATTTAAGAGGCTATGAACCTATCATAACAAAGTTGCTGTGCACTATCTCACGTGCCAGTATCAAACTGTTGATCCTTTGACAATTTAAATTATAAAATCTACAAACAAGACCAATATAGATTCAGTAATTGATGAGTTCCTCCTCAACACTCAGTTTGTGTCCCTCAGCCTGCTACAAGATCTTCACATTATGCAAAACAGCAAAAGTATGTTGATACTAATGACTACAATGCTAGGAAATGTTGGATGGGGTATGTACTAATCTTTTATCTTTATCACGTATTGTTATATGATTGCACAATATTTTTCGAAAAAGTGAAGAAAATTCATGGCTAGATGTTTCAATTATGCTTCTTTCAGTAGTCAAGTGTCTTTTATGTTGTTGCATGTTGATTGTTAGCAATGTCCAGAACTAAAGAGGTAACTCAAGACTTAATCCAAGATAAAACACCACACAATAACTAACTTAGATCAATTGATATCCTAATCAAAAAGTGTGTTCTTTAGGAAAATCAACAAGGACTATCTGCTAATGGGTGCCAAAAAATTGACACAATTCAACCTAATCTTGCTACTAATTAAGAAAGTTTGCTCCTATGTGGTAATTATAATAAACCATACACAGTCCATGCAGTCCCACTTTCTTACTGCTAATCAAGAAATGTTCATAGTTGCATCTTGCTAATTTGTAAAGCTATCCATTTCAAATCAGTTATATGAATGGAAAACTGCAACTTGTATGCACACAACATATTGATATGAAAGAAGATAAACAATCGAAATTATATACAGGAAAATGTCAGCGGGACAAGGTAGTTCTGCACAATAACAtaaaaaattgaaacaaaagAACATGATCTCATTACATCTCCAGCAACTGACTAGGAAACAGATACAGAAGTTATTCAGCATGGATTAAAACATTTTCATGGGTCCTCAATCAAGGCATTAGGGAAATGCGAAGGTTGACTGTATAACTTACTGGGCGCAGCGGAAGGCCTAATGGACTCAACACACAGTTAGGAGCAGGAACCAATCTCTCCTTAGGATGATGGAACTTGCAGGCTGCACCAAACTTGCAGTCTCCAGTCTTCATGTAAAATTGACATTCAGGTTGATCAGGCCTTTCGGGAAACACACTATCCCTCTGCAATGCATACTGGCCCATAGGAGTTGAACTGGATCGATATGATGAGATTGTCCCTTGAACTCCCATACTTGTTTCACTTGGGCGAGAAGATCCATACATTTGAACAGTCCCTGGTGTTTGTTGCTGGCTCTCAGAAGATGAAACAGACCCCAAATGTCCCTGAAGAGAAAACTCAGAACATAACAATAAAAGTACTTCTAATAAATTctgtaaataatttaatatcagATCTAAGAAATCATAGAGTCGGGAGGAAAACTGAAACTGATGAAGATGGttggacactgaagtaatataGGGTTCTAACTTCTAAGGATGTTTGCTCAACATAGCACAACATCAAGTTATTTAGGATAAACCTACAAGGATACATAAACTTTCATaggaagcaaaatcattcaccATATATACTTGTGCAAATGGTTGTCTGCATTATACAGGGGTTGACAGACCAAGCAAATCAATCAAAACAACAGAAATCATAGGCAGTGACTCATATTTGGCTTTCACACTTCAGCAGACAACAATTTGTTTGTTGTAATACCAATAAATTGGAGAACCAACATAATGCTGGAGTAAAGTGAGAATACAATATCAACTGCAGTAAAGCAGTAGAGCCTAAGAATAAAGTAAAGATCAAACCAAGTCTTATACAGGCTTAATGTGCACTAATTGAAGAAAGATACATGAACAACAGGCAAAAACTTCTATCAGGAAAAGTGCGAATAAAAAGGGGAAAATAAAGCTAAGAATGTAAAGCTGAGAGTGGAAGCAAAAACATGATTGCCTTCCCGATATTGCAGTTCCTGTAGCTACCTCTCACATAATAATTTTGTTTTAGGATACTTCCTGCATCTATTAGTATAATTTGCAAACTCTGGCTTCATGAATTAAGAAAGGCAGACAAGAAAGTCTCTGATTTACCCACCATGCCTCTTGGTGGGAGGTCCAACAGAAGAAAAATATGACTGTGAGGGAGCCAGGTAGTAAATTTCTTAACGAGAGCTCTTTTTCTAAAATGGCATTCAACAATCTATGGCAGGAAGAAACACATTTTACCAAAATATTATCTCCAAGCCTTGTTTCTgactttattgattttcataatCCTCAACTGATGTAACATTACATATCTGTATCTTTTAACAGAAGTTGTCTGCTTGCCAATGGCAaataggaaaggaaaagaatatATTGCAATCAAAGGGGCCTCAAATAAAATATTGGCTCTCATAGACCAAAAATTTGTATCATGGAAGCAAGAAGTTGGCACCTAATATGCATGCCAGTAAAAAAGAGTAGTAGTATTTGCTGGATGGCCTTGATCTCACCAACCAGTAACATGTTTTAAGTTAGAATTTTTTTCCATGAGGACATATAGTTTCGGTGGTGAGCCTGAATAACTAACTTCCATATTATGCTAATACACTATGATTGTAATCAAGGTTCTATGTACCAATACCAGTACCTGTACCAGCAACCAACCAGTATGGCATACTGAGTGTTGGTACAGCATGGCAGTCTAGTACGTAGGGTAGGTatggggggtgtactgagaagtAATTCCCTACCATTCCAATAAAGTACGCTTGGTAGGTAAGACCTGGTACTTAAAACCTTCCTCGTAAATCTCTTACCAAATCTGAGGAGAGTGCAACAACAGCAGAAAAGGAGTTCTATTTTTATGGAGTCACGGCTCCAGTGTTTGCATTGTAACATAAAAGGTACGaagaaagaaaagtagaaaatagacagcaaaagaaagagaaaaaagagaagaatatGTTAGTCACCTCAGTAATTGCACACTCAAAAAGTAACAGAATATGTTTACAAGTAGTTTCCTAGTAGGCAAAATCCAAAGAAAAAACAcaaacaataaaaaaagaaaatcaaaagggAGATCTACAGAGCACCCTACACACACAAAAATGTATATAAGCATGATAAACCAACACAATAGAGTATTTATACTATCAAGAAAATTCACATATTATTGACATGAACCAGGGGTCAGATGCATTTTATATTGGATAATCAAGAGAATTagtaaacttttatacaaatgaTGGGTATTCAAGAATCTAATGTAAGTGCACAAACCGAACTCACAGGATATGCATTCCAGCTAGGTACTTGAACCAACCCTTGAGGAAGAATCAATTGAGCATAGCTAGAAGGACCCTGCCATCGAGGACTTGGAATGAAAGAGGCACTCGATAAGGGCCAGCTTGTCAAACCACCAGGATAAGACTGTTGACCAGGAGAGGCAGGCGATACAGGAGGATAAACAGGAGAACCACGTAAGGAAACCATTGCATTAGAAGGTTGCGGATGGTGAAATTTACAAGTGTTCCCAAATTTACACTGTCCAGTTCTTAAATAATATGCACACTCCTTCTCATTCtacaaccaaaaagaaaaaatacacAAATTATTATGCAAACACTACTGAAATGCAGGAATGGTTATTAAAATTCtttagcaaatgaaacaatataataaAAGCAAATAGCAATCACAAACCGGACgaattggatatcctaaaacaTTAAGTGGAGCTCGCCCAAAAATTCCAGCCTTATCTTTGGGGTGATGAAACTTGCATGTAGCTCCAAATTTGCATGTTCCAGTCTTAAGATAATACTAGAAAGGGTAGACAGAAAGAAAATTAGATTTATCACTCATCATTAGAGATTAAATAAATACAGAAATGAAGTCCAAACAAATATTTGCTGAAAGGAAGACAATGCCATTAGACTACACAAAACAGTTTTAAAATAACAGACTGAAGTCAATGTTAATGACTTGAATGCATCTTAACATGACCAGGACAACATGTATCCTAAAAAAATTGCTTTCAAACAAGACAAATTTCAACACAGCAAACACTTCGGGATGTGCATCAGATGCTTTCAAATCTGTAACCACCCTTGACCTCACTGTGGACTGTTTACAGGCATCAGATCAGAACACCACGTGCAGAATAAAGACAAGTTGAATTAAAGTAGGAAGAAAATGAGAAAGAAAGTTTATAATGCTTCTTAGAAAAAGGAGAGGATGAGGAGAACAAGGAATGCTCTTTATATCAATGATAGGGAGTGGAGATAGGAAGAGGCAGTTGTACTTGAAccaccttcttcctttctccccctttctctttcttttgcctAAGCCATGAGCCAAGCAATTCAGCATATAGTATTGAACTCTCCAACGAGCACTCAATTCAAGTGAATCTCATAACTGTGGCAGTTACAATTGAGAAGTCTGTTCAAAATTTGTACTCAGGCAGGTTTCTATAAATGAAAGAAGATTTCTACCACTTATTGCAAGTTGCCATTTAGAAGTGCAAAACACATCACGACCAGGCAGCACttgatctttttttcttctttttctctcttcattCTTATGTCATGATTCCTGTatcatttaaaattttttcccttttcaaGCTGTCTTACTTGGACTTATATGGAAGTTGCAAGCCCATCTCCTGGGCTTCTTCAAAGAAGACACTTCATTAGTTCATCTAATTAAGGAATCCTCCATAAAAATTATATTGAGATTATGTTTTTGCTACCTTCTGGTATTCATAAGTTAGATGTTTTAAAACaggaatgcttttttttttaagctatgAAATTTCATTCTTATTTGCAGCAGACATTATCAACAATCATGGAATTTGGTTTCTAGATGAATTCAAATAGGAGGTTAATGCCCAAACAGTTCAGGCTTTGATGAGCCCTTCTTCCCCGATGTACTTTACTGGCCTAATTATATAAATTCTTGGCGTCATCATTAGCTTCAAACCAAGGTATGCCATACCGGAACCGGTACAGTTCCGGTTCATACTGGTACCAAACCGGCACCTTTTCTGTGCGCGCGCGCCCCACGTTAAATGCCACTTTGTGGCAGTAAATATCCCGTGTGATGCGGAGAACTGCATGCGGACGTGGTTCCCAGCACAGGGACCGTGAGAGCGCGGGCCCCCGCGAGCGGGCTAATGCAGTTCACACCCGTACACAGCAAAAATTGGTCTAACCCATTTTCCACAGCCGAACCGTACGGGTTAGCGCTAGTACCGTCACGGTACGTGCTGAACCAGTCGGTTTGGGCTAGTTCAGCAAACCATGCTTCAAACAACATACACCACCAGCATTGGGCATATGCAGTGTATGAGATATGAAGTATGGATGGCCATGATtctcctaattaaaaataattttctattaatcttgtaacttgatgtAAAACTCTTTTTCCCTCCCTTAGTGTGAGGTGAATCTAGTAAAAGATGGCAGGGTTGTTGAGGATGCCCGATACTTGCATCACAGGCTTCACAAACAAGCAACTCAAAGTAGTTTGCATTATGATATATAAATCATTAAAGCAATAACATAGACTAGTTTGAAGTGACCATCCCACTTAACATTAGCTGTACAGCAATTGTATTTGTGACTTTAGCTTGATCACATCCTCTATTTAAAAAACAGCAAAGGGATCCTTGCAAGAAACAAATGGAATATATTGtacaaaaaagaataaatagaaGTGTATTCTAAGGAGACAACCTGTTATGAAATTAAATGCATAATTCTCGCCAAATATCTTTAAGCATGGTCTTACAAAGAATCAGCATCATACAGGAGCTCTATAGGTCTAAAAGACAGAAGCCAAGAAGACTCAAGATTTTATAGTGCTAAGATTTGCTCGCCAACCATCCCTTGCCATTCAATTCTTGAGCTCTCAACACAAGCATACATCTCCCAAAAGAATCAACACATAATTTTCTCAGGTTAGTGTTCCATATAGAGATCTAAATTCCATAAGGATACAAATCCTGAGTAGAGATATATCAAATAACAAGTTATCAGCAGATTGCTTCTTTTATATGGAGTGGCAGAAGCCATAAACCAGGTTTTCAAGCATCTAAGCAGATGGCTAGGAACAAGTCCGCTTTCTCCAATGTACACCAAGATTTTCATCACTCAcagataaaaacaaaaaatatggcTCATATTACATCAGCTGATGTAGGCCCACATGCCTGGAGATATCAATCAACACAATAGTGATGTATCAGCCAcgatttttcaatattttcagtAGAGTTTTCAAAATGGTGTTTTTATtcactaaatattaaattaagtCCTAAAACAGTGGTTAAACTTTTTCTTCCATATTAGCAGATATTTCAAATCTCAGCCATTAGATGTTGGCAAAGATCTTGGGATATCTGGtctcttttcttttgaattCCTCTAGTGTTCCATCTCAGTTGAGATAGACCGCTATCTTGGTACATCTTGGTATCAATCACCGCCTGAGATGGCCAAGATATGCGCCTTTAAAAACCGTTGATGCACAGCAGCACCATGTGTTGATTCTTGACCAAAAGCAACTAAATCATAATGTGCAGCACTTTCACTTCaggagttttttcttttttttcctttttcttcctttctttaggAGGTTGAAACATACAAGTTGACCATCCAACAATCGATCAAAAAGTATTTACTACCAATAAACCTTTAAAAGCAgggaaagtttgaaaagaaataaACAGAACTTGATTTAAGGGGAAAATGATAACGTAAGGTTACCTGACATTCAGGTTGACCTACTCTTTCAGGATATCCACCCCTAATTCTTGCAGCAGCAATAGCCTGGCATTTAACAGGACCTAATCAAGACCATCAATTCTCATAGAATTCTCTTATATAAGTGCACATAAAAAACATTCAAAAAACTAAATGTCAATACAAGATCAAAACCACATGCAATAAAAGCATTTACATATATGGTAAAAGATTTCTAGGTTATCTAACATTATGATCATGAATAATTCTGGACAATTTAATATGTCTGGCTAGAAATTCTTGTATGTCATATAATTTGATTAACATGCAACATATGGAATAGAGTTTAGCTAACAATCATGGAAAGATAGTACACATTCTGCCTTCAATCATCTTTATACTGAATGGGAGAAAAGCTTTTTATTATGTTTTTCTTTAAGTGATTCTTTGTAGATAACTTGAATCCAAATAACAAATAATCATATCGATAAGTTATCATCATAAATAAGTTATCTTTTTTCGCCTTCCATAACGTAAATAAAGATGGTATGGCTCGGGTTTGCATTAACCCATAAGCTTGTCACTtgtctaaaaagaaaaattatagtaAATAGTAATAGTTAGTCTAATGTTGAAATATTACTATTTGCTTACCGAAGTTGAGAAAAACTTTGAAGAGAGatgatttgatttttttgtcCACAAAAACATTGCCTTGATTAGTGTAGAAGAGAATATGATAAAAGTAACCAAGTGTTCCCTTATATTCTTAGTTCAAGTTCCCTTAGGAGAAGCAGTAATGTCAgagtggaaaaaagaaaaatctattaTGTATAAGGTCTTTGACCAAGGGTAGTTGCCTTGTTGTTCAGTCATCTAACCTCAACTACATCTAAGCGATAGCCCATAACTAGGGTAGAACCATGCAAGCAAGGAGGGCCACATTTTAATATTGCAAGCAAAGAAAACCTTTCAAACATTCTtcttttaaaagatattttaaaaaaaaatcagcacaaGTAAAACTAGCACTATCCAATATACTAACTAAAATTGTACAAACCTTTTTCCAAGTCATTTGCTTGACTGTCAGGATTTATTAAATGCTTGCAGATTAATTATTTTCCCTTTAGAAGAAATGATAAATCAAATACAAAGATCTTAAAAAGTGGAGTAAAACTATGCAACATAAGCTACTGGTTATGCTCCTACACTATGAGCAAGAAGAAATGGGATGAAGCCATATTCTGCCAAAATAAGGTAAAAAATGTAGCAAGGGGTGTGTAACATCTCTTAAAAATCATTGAATAGTAAAGCTTGAAAGCTGTTATAGTATATGATGTGGAGTCAGATGTTAGACTCTGAAAAGTCTTTTGTCCTGAAGAATCTGAAGGTAAGCAGCATCAACCATAATATACTTTGCAGAGAGATTTGAGGTCTAAATGCATACCAAGTGAAAATAGCAAGGAATAGATGGCATCATCTTTGAAGACGAGAAGTTTTATCTATGAAGTAGCTTTTTTGCAAGAGTAAATAAAAGAGGTGGATCACATTGCATACAATAGGACTAGGAACAATGTATGTGGGTCAAGGGAATAAGGGCCTATTTGGTACTATTGctgtttttgtgtttttgtttcACTACAAATTAGTGAAACAGTGCATGGAGATTGATGCTAGAGACAGCATTTGCATGGATCTTCTGCCATtccttgcttttcttttcaCTTTTTTAAAAGTATTAGCTCTTGCTGCCCAAAGCTCTTAAGGTTTTACAGACAATCTGAAAAAACAAAAGGGTTTAATGATAATTTGTTCAgtctagtttaattttctttttgcacATTAGAAAACAAAAGCATTACCAAACAGACCCTAAGGATTGTAATATTTTTTCTAACATTTAGCAAGTGAATATTCTGGAGGAAAATCAGCAAAACCATAAGTAGGATACATGAATACCAATTTGTTAACATAACAAAGTAGAGATGAAGATGAAAGGATGAAAAGGGTAAGAGAGAGATGCAATATCTCATTAAATTTTGCCGTTCAAGTTGGAGAACTTAGGTTGATTTGGTGAGCTAGTTTAGTCAATGAGAacttcaaaatttgaaaaatttcaCAGGATCAAAGAAGTATAATACTACCTGCTTATAAGCAAACCATCAACGTAATTGACCAGACCAAGCAGCCTGAAGAACCTGACCTAAACAAACTATGCACAAGCTTTTATATTAGATCCTAAGGCCTGCTTAGGCTCAAAACTAAGGAagcccaaaaatacttcaaAGTGGACCCAAGCTTAGAAAGTAGTCTAGAATGAAGGGGGCCGAATTTGGGACCTACCTGGCCTGAGAATATACTTGTATTCAGGTCAGGCTCAGGCCTCGATTCGGCTAGGCTGAGATTGGGCCTAAGTATTTTAAATCCATGCTGATGTTGGGCGTAGGTGCAACCAGTCAAGACAGCCCATTGACACCCTTATAAGAAATCAATGTTACAGAGGAATGTGTGTGCAAACATATAGAACAACAATTGTGAGAGTTAACTTATGAACCACACTATTGAGCTTGAGAGAGAATGATGAAACaagaattaacaaaaaaaaatcgcaTTACTGCTAACATATTTGAATTACAAATCGAAGGTAGATCACAAAGGCTATTGCTTGATTAAACAATTGATGGAAGGGGAACTTAAATTAACTGACTTAACTCGTATACCACAAATTTTAATCTCACTGATGTTGAAATAAACATGTACTAAAAAGGAATTTTAAAAGTTTAAGCATATAAATGATGAGATTATAATAAATACTACAAGTATTTGTGACTCAATAAGTTTTCAAATGGGGGTAGCGTAAGTCCATAACTctttgaatagttgatcaagtTATGCTTGATATTACAGAGAAATGGCATGGTATCCTTAATTTGCTGATGTTTTAATGTCAATTATGAGGAAGTCTTTAGAAGATAAGGGTCTATATGTAAGATATACAAAAACTATAAATGGAATGTGATTTTCATataaactaatacaaaatattaaagaaagaaCTTAATCAAAGTCAATGATTGGCACCATACCTTATTCACTATGCAAGGTTTATCATACAAGAGAACAAAAGAATGGGCACAACTCTAGACATAGTGTAAGGTGGATGATATAGAGAAGTACATTTTAGTTGTGTTACTGCCATACATTATACAATTTAAGAATTCCATAAATCATAACAGAAGAATATACCCACAATATTCTCTGGATTGAGATATTGGTTGCCAAAGAAGTAGGTTCAAGCACATAAACTGGGCATCGTGGATGTTAGATTATATATGTGGCAAAACTAGGAATGATGacacaaaaaggaagaaccttAAGATGCGAGAGACATGTAGCATGTAAGGATAAAGTAACAGAAAGCCAACAAAATGGTGTAAGCATGTCCAGAAAAAACTAAGCTCCTAGTAAAgtgtttgagagagagagagatagagaaagagaggaggggaAGTAGCTGTTCAACAAATCAAAGACAAATTCATAATGTTTATCCAAGTAGAAGGAATAAGGACTGTTAAATAACGTCTAAGGATTAATTTTGCATTTAAGGAAGAGATACCAAACAGTTTTTCAACCATTTGGCATTATTGTTTGTCTTCAGCAAACATAAAATACAAAATAGTTCTCTAGGCTAACCTACAAGTTTTGTCTTGTTACATGTGGAGTTCTTCTATTCtaaaacataaaatatttagatgatttttattttttttttaccttgcgAATGTCTTTCAGTAACTTTATAGATAATAGCATATAGTGGTTGTAAACCTCAACCATCAATAGTTGAGTCTAATTAAAAAGCTCATCCTGgtttttaatattttgaatatagtcAAAGGCATGTAATATAGAGAGCATCATTGATCAGATTTATCAACTTGCAAATatttcagaaaataaaaataacatgGGTGAGTCACTACCATAAATGTTGATAAATTATCTAGATAGATAAGAGGTTTCATACTATTCAAAGAGCAAGTATACCTTGAGATTTGAACTAGGGCAAGCATGACCATAGCCTTAACCTTAGTCATAAGCTTGTCCAATCTATACTGACTCAGCCTTTTAAGAACAATGGATGATCCATCAAAGTCAACTAAAGTTCACAACCAATTCTCCATCTGACATAAATCCTCTGTTTGGTGCAAAATTTTTAACACAGACATCTTTTAAAAACAAAGAGGGGCCAACCATGAAATCTAAAACACCTATATGCTAATGCTAGATATGTGATTCAAGCAGGGATTGCTGAACCGCGATGAACTGACTGGTTTGGGGTGTATCGAACTGGACCGAACGGTTACTGGCATAGTTTAGATGTTTGGTTTGGAATATAATCTCCCTCTCCCCTGTTTGGTTCGCTTTGTTCACCCCTCTCCCATTTCAACACCCTAACCCCACTCCACCCTCGGCGGGTTCAATGCCGTCGTCATACGACGATGATGATGAAGCTAGCTAGGTAAGTATCTCactccactctctctctctcttgccgcCAAgcatctctctccctccttcccttcctctctctccctctccctccctccgtcTCTCTCGCCAAATCCAAGCTTCCATCTCTTTCTCACTGAATCTGAGCCTCTCTCACACACATACACTAAATtcgagcctctctctctctctctctccggatctaggcctctccccctccctctcctttcaccctcccttcctctctctctctcttcctccctctctctctccccttggATTCGAACTTCTATCTCTCTCTCACCGGATCCGAACCCCTCTCTCtcgacctctctctctctctcttcctctccctctcccccctcctctctctcttttcctttccctCCTCCCACTCCCCCACCCTTTTCAGATGTCCTTGTTTCAGTACACCCCGAAGTGGCATGGTACAGACTTGAACTGTATCGAGTTGATTGATGACCAATATAACCTCCGATACTAGTTCAATGAACCTTGGATCCAAGGTtattaaaagcaaaaaaaagcCCTTAAGGCGACAGGATCCTTATATTGCCTAAGGTACTAGATGCCAAAAAGGTGCTTGCCTGAAGAAAGCAAAGCACTAATCAAATAAAAGTTCAGCAAATGTATTAGAAATAAACACTATATGCATCTGAAAATCATACAAGCATTATAAGATTAGTTGTTCATGTTTCACCATAAAAAATCATAATTGTCTTGTATATTATA
It encodes the following:
- the LOC103710600 gene encoding zinc finger CCCH domain-containing protein ZFN-like; translation: MAGFYSSPHTLWRGELFLLLFPSSLFLSLLLFPPSLLSSLSLLRLLVLSSLPRSPPLIEAPTARPAWEKLRPLRSGDGGGPPMDYDGAGIQKRGARAAAAAVTEASSSSRAPALDEETMWQMNQRGSESVESGLYPERPGVPDCAYYLRTGLCRYGLTCRYNHPPDRKLAIAAARIRGGYPERVGQPECQYYLKTGTCKFGATCKFHHPKDKAGIFGRAPLNVLGYPIRPNEKECAYYLRTGQCKFGNTCKFHHPQPSNAMVSLRGSPVYPPVSPASPGQQSYPGGLTSWPLSSASFIPSPRWQGPSSYAQLILPQGLVQVPSWNAYPGHLGSVSSSESQQQTPGTVQMYGSSRPSETSMGVQGTISSYRSSSTPMGQYALQRDSVFPERPDQPECQFYMKTGDCKFGAACKFHHPKERLVPAPNCVLSPLGLPLRPGEPLCVFYSRYGICKFGPNCKFDHPMATPMGIFAYSLSTSSSADAPVVRRLLASSSGPSALTLSSEHPVEASTGNSRQLSMSESRQMASGDENAEADGSHATTSIGPVSSFS